The DNA sequence AAGTTATCCCAACTACAATGTACAGACAACCAGAGTAAAACTGAATGTTAAGACTTTATTCGCCGAACCGTTTAAAGAGGGAACTACAAATATTGAAATAAAACTAACTTAAATATTTCCAAGCTACATATACTTGATTTATAAATCTGCGAAGTAACACTTATGTACAATTCTAAGATCATTTCAACTGGGATGTACCAACGTTTATTATTGTCTTTCATCACGAAGCGATACAACTCCTTCACTTTCTCGTAGTCGCGTTTTTAACTGCTTTTCTTCTCTGACTTCTTGGGCAAAAGCACGGCTTGGATGTTGGGCAGCACGCCACCCTGAGCGATGGTGACACCGTGAAGCAATCTGTTCAACTCCTCGTCGTTTCTGACAGCCAACTGCAAATGTCGTGGGATAATTCTAGTCTTCTTGTTATCGCGCGCAGCGTTCCCGGCTAACTCGAGGATCTCAGCGCTTAGATATTCCAAAACAGCGGCCATGTACACGGGCGCTCCGGCGCCAACACGCTCGGCGTAGTTCCCTTTACGAAGATGGCGATGAATTCGACCGACAGGAAATTGTAATCCTGCTCTAGACGAGCGAGTTTTCGACTTGGTTCCCTTCGCTTTTCCTTTGCCACGGCCAGACATCTTGGAACGTGTTTATACTCGAATAAACAAACCGTACGAAGTGTTcggaattttttatttatacgACAGAGGAGGATCGAAATAAACCAATCAAAATGGAGACACGGGGTTATCGTGATTTAGCCTTCATTTATTATGCAAAACACCCGTCTAAAACTGTTCCCTTTGAGgtaagaactagttctagccaatcACAAGAGGGTAATTTCGATCCGCATACTAATTGATCCGAGGCCGGATCTGATATAAATACGAACGCGTCCTCGTAGGAACGCCAGATCTTATCCTTTGTTAGCGAGTTGTCAAATAAACTTCGTCAAAATGCCGCCAAAACCAGGAGTTGGAAAGAAAGGAGAGAAAGCTCCGGGCAAAAAGAACGTTGGCGGAGATAGAAAGAAGCGAAAGCGAGGACGCAAAGAAAGTTATGCTATTTACATCTATAAAGTTTTAAAGCAAGTCCACCCCGACACCGGTATCTCGAGCAAGGCAATGGGCATAATGAACTCATTCGTGAACGACATCTTTGAACGCATCGCCGGTGAAGCTTCCCGCCTGGCGCACTACAACAAAAAGTCCACCATCACGAGCAGGGAAATCCAGACGGCTGTTCGTCTGCTTCTTCCCGGTGAGCTGGCCAAGCACGCCGTGAGCGAGGGAACCAAGGCCGTCACCAAGTACACCAGCAGCAAGTAGATCTCAGCGAGCGGAATAAAGGAACAAACGCGAGGAGGATCAAATCACTACATGGATTTTAGATCGGCCCTCGATCCCTTATTCGAATATAGGCAGCGATCGTGACGTTATGTGGGTTGTGGACAGTAATTATGCAGACGTTATTGTTGTATATAGAGACTACTTACAAGGCCCAGTTGACTATGTTGGCAATCAGTAGCAGTAACATGCGGTCCTGTGTAAATTAAAGAGTGTAAATAAACGAATTAACAATATTACGTCTCTGTCGTTTGAAtatccagaaaaaaaaaatacatatacctatttcaaaaaacctTGTCACTGCgaaatggcagttctaggtctctgacattgctagaatttatttaacacctttaattttacgaatgacTAGTACCC is a window from the Nematostella vectensis chromosome 9, jaNemVect1.1, whole genome shotgun sequence genome containing:
- the LOC5497940 gene encoding histone H2A yields the protein MSGRGKGKAKGTKSKTRSSRAGLQFPVGRIHRHLRKGNYAERVGAGAPVYMAAVLEYLSAEILELAGNAARDNKKTRIIPRHLQLAVRNDEELNRLLHGVTIAQGGVLPNIQAVLLPKKSEKKSS
- the LOC116619866 gene encoding late histone H2B.L4, translating into MPPKPGVGKKGEKAPGKKNVGGDRKKRKRGRKESYAIYIYKVLKQVHPDTGISSKAMGIMNSFVNDIFERIAGEASRLAHYNKKSTITSREIQTAVRLLLPGELAKHAVSEGTKAVTKYTSSK